Part of the bacterium genome, CAAAATTCAAAATTCCTTTCTTACCTACTACTTCTTCTGTCTTCTGTCTTCTGTCTTCTGTCTTTTCCTGCTCATTGCCAATTCAACCCATTCTCATTAACAAACGAAAAAGAGATTACTTATGAAGAAGAAGTATATTCTCCTGAAACCAAGACAACACAAGAAAAATCTGCATTTTCTGAGGAGATAGAATTTAAAGAGGAGAAAATAGAAAAAGAGGATTTTACTTCCTACCTAGAAAAGCTAGAAAAGGAGAGAGAAGCTCTTCTTTCAAAAGAGGAAATAAAAGAAGAGCCGACTATAGAATTTAAAGAGGAAATCCTTATAGAAGAACCAAAGGAAGAAGTAGAAGAAAAAGAAGATATTAAGCTATTGGCAGAGATGGCATCCAATAGACTAAAGGAGGCAGAGGATAGAAGAAAGAGGCTTATCTTGCCAAAAGAGGAATATGAGAGGCTTAAGACACAACCAGGCGAAGCTTTAAAATGGAACCTTCCGGAGGAATCTTCTTTAAATGTTTTGGGAAGAAAATTTATAAAAATGGGATATTCTGGAAAAAGCCTTCTTAATACAACAGAAAAAGAAAAAAGCTCTAATCAGATAAACATAGACCAGGAGCTTGAGGTAAAGATTAAGGGGATAGTAAAGAAAAAGGTCTCTGTAAATGTTGACTATTCTGATAAGAGCACGGATGTTCTTCCTGCCAAAAAGACATTTGAGGTAAAATACGCAGGTGATAAGGAAGAGGTAATTCAAGAGGCAACATTTGGTGATGTAGCATTAAAGCTTCCAGCAAGCAAGTTTGTAGGTTATGAGAAATCCGGATTTGGCATATCTGCAAAGGCACAAACATTAAAAAATAAGCTTAATATCTCTGCAATTGCAAGCAGGGAAAAGGGAGAATCAAGGAGCAAGTCTTTTAAAGGGACAACAACATTAGGTTCCTCAGATATGCAGGATACCTCGTTTATAAGGAGGAGATTTTATCAGGTTCTTGGCTCAATTGATATGGAAGGCGATAAGGTAGATAAAGGAAGGATAGAATGGCTAAAAAGCAAGGGCTATCTTCCCATAAAACCCGGTTCGTTTATGGTCTACATTGATGACAAAGACCCAAACAATAATACATCTGCAATCCCTCTTACAGGTTTCACTTATGAGAAATCTGGCTCATATACTGGCTATTTTGACCAAAAATTCCCGGGTGAGGATTATTCCTTTGATTATTGGACAGGCATTCTTTCATTTAAGTATGCAATTTCAGAAAACTATGTTGTCCTTGTCTCATTTATAAATGGATTAGGCTCTTCTACAACAAACCTCATTATTAAAAATGAAAAGGCAGAGGAGATAAAAAATCCAGGGGTTTATGAATTATTTGAGATTAAAGGATATTATAGCCTTTTTTATAGAAAAATAAATCCAGAAGCAGCTGACTTTTCTTTTGAAATAAGGGATACAGGAGGAAGATATTGGTATGATGCAAACAATAATGGCCTCTTTGATACAGGAGAGCTAACCTATGTTAGAATCTTTGGTTTAGATAGGGATAAAAGGTATGATCAGGAGGGTAAAGAAAGATTAGAATACAACAAGATTGATAAGGATGTTTTTGACCTGGACCTAGGGCTTCTTAAATTTCCCGATAGGATTCCATTTGACTTTACAACATCTACAACAAAGGAAAAAAATAGGTTTTATTATGAGGATAGCTGGTATTTAGAAAATATCTTTTCTATATTGCAGCCAGCAACCCTTAGCCTTCTCTCTAACCAAAATTGCTACAAGCAAGAAAATCCACAATCAAAATATACCATAAGAATAACCTATTTTGCAGAAAAATTTGGATTCTCCCTTGATGAGCTCAATATTGTTCCAGAGAGTGAGGCTATTTACATAAATGGCAATAGGCTTTCAAAATCCGAATATTCTATTGACTATGAGGTAGGTTATATAACAATCTATAGAAAGATAAAGGCAGAAGATGATATAAAGGTAGATTACGAATACGCACCATTTTTGGGTGTATATCAAAAGAGCCTTCTTGGAACAAGGATTGAGTATAAGCCAGGAGCAAATTTTTCACTTGGTGGAACATATATCGGAGAATCGGGTGCAGGGCTTAAGGGTGCTCCCTCGGTTACCCATCCATCAACATCCCTCTCTGTATTTGATATTACCTCAAGCCTTTCCCTTACAGAGCTTTTAAAGGAAAAGATGAATTATAATGGACCACTTTCCCTTAAATTTGAAGGAGAGTTTGCCCATTGTATTCAAAATCCAAATACATATGGCTATGGGATAGTAGATTCTATGGACAATACAGAGAATGAGGTATCAGGAGGGATTACAGAAACCTCCTGGCAAATTTCAAGTCTTCTCTCAGGAGAGGTTCAAACACCGAGGGGAAAGATATTTTATTATGAAGATGGAAAGCAGATTCCTTATACAGAAAGGTGTGGCCCTTATGTAGAAGATGGAGGACATAGGTTAGATGAGGAGCAAAATAAGCAAAAGATGCTTACATTTAATCTCTCCCTTGGAACAAGTTCACCTGAGCGCTTTGTAGGTCTTGCAACCTTTCTTTCAAAGGAAGGCATAGACCTTTCTGACTATTCATTCATTGAGGTTTGGAGCGATATCCCCTCATCCTCTACAATAAAATTCTATCTTGATATTGGCAATGTATCAGAGGATAGTGATGGAGATGGTATTTTGGATACAGAGGATATTATTTATAAAGATGGCATCCTTAACCCAGGCGAGGATATAGGTTTTCCATTTTCAACAGAAACAAGGTGTGGTGCAAAAAATGGCAAATTAGATAGTGAAGACCTTGATGGAGATGGCTCCCTTGAGACAGGAGAATCTATTTTTACCGTCCTTGTAAATGACGAAAGGTATATTCAGGATACAAAAAATACAGTATCGGGATGGAGGTTGTATAAGATTCCTATTAAAGACCCTGGTATAGGCCTTAGGGTTGTCAAGCATATGAGGATAAGGTTTAAAAATGCTGGAACAGCATCAATTTTAAATACAGCATTTCATATAGATAGGATAGCCATTATAGGCTCTAATTGGGAAAAGCCTGTTCTAACAAAGGGAACAGGGACAATTTCCCTATTGGGAAGGAATTCAAAGAATGATGCTGATTATGTAAGCTTAATTAACGACCCTGAATACAAAAAGCTTCATGAAAAGGAGGAGCTTAAGGAGGAGGGAGCACTCTCTATATCCTATAATTTTGCAACATTCTCATCTGCCTATATAAGAAAGCCACTTGGAAGGATACAGAATTATAATTCTTATAAATCCTTGAGGTTTTGGGTATATGGATATTCTGGAACACAATCCCTTTCATTAAGGTTTGGTCAGGATGCAAGTAATTGCTTTGAGTATAATGTTGGAACAATCTCTAAGGGATGGAGCCTTATAAGCATAAACCTTTCCATTTTCAATGAGCTACTTGCCAAAAAGGGAACGCAAAATGGAAATTTTGTTATAATAGGCTCTCCAAACATGGGGAGAATCAATGAAATAAGGTTTATTTTGAATGCTTCTTCGGAGGGAGAGATATGGCTCAATGAGATTCATCTTTCTGATGTTGTAAAGAGGGAGGCAGATTCATATTTTGTATCTTTATCTGGTGGATGGACTAATTGGGGAAATTTTAATTTTAATAGGACAAATCAGGAAGGCGAATTTAGAACAATAGGTCCTGTAGCTTCAGGACAAGAAACAGATAGCATTCATTTTGATACAAGTATTACAAGGTTTTCTGTTTTTCCTCTTTTAAAATTTGTTTATGATAAAAAGAAAAATGACCTTTCCTATAAGAATGTTGATGAGGTATCAACACAGAAATTTGGGATTGATGAGACATCTGATAAAAAATTTGATATATCATTTGACCTTAATAAGAAGAAAAACAAGGGATTTCCTGTTTTGTCAAGCTATTACAAAAAAAATGAATTTTTGTATAGCTATTCTGATAATAATAATGAAGGGATGAATTCAGAAATTGGAGGAGACCTTTCCCATTCATATACATTTCCCAAAAAGATAAAAAGTCCATCATTAAGCACAACATATAGTTTTACAAAGCAAGATGGAAGTCTAACAGACTATCTTAATAAAACAAATAGCAATGAGAAAGAGAAGACATCACATTCTGGGAAAACATCCCTTTCCTTTTCACCCCATCCATCCCTCTCTGGCTCAAACATTTCATTAGAAAAGCAAATATCAAATGAGGATATAGAATACCCAGGAAGGCAGGGAACAGGAACATTAGAAAAAAATGACAAGGACCTTTCTCTTGCAAGCCTTCTTTTAAAATTCTATCCAAAGGGACCTATTCCCATTCCAAAGATTTTACCAAAATCTTCATATTCAACAGAGTATTCAATAAGTAAGAGCATTGAGGATTTAAAGACAAGCTATGAAGGGATTTCGGGAAGTAAAACCTTACAAGAGACAGAAAAGGATAATGTAAAAGATGGAATTATTGTAAGCATATTTCCATATAAAACCTTTCCCTTAGAGACAAATTATAGCATAACACAAAATAGGGAGATGCAGGATTC contains:
- a CDS encoding carbohydrate binding domain-containing protein — translated: MQNSKFLSYLLLLLSSVFCLLSFPAHCQFNPFSLTNEKEITYEEEVYSPETKTTQEKSAFSEEIEFKEEKIEKEDFTSYLEKLEKEREALLSKEEIKEEPTIEFKEEILIEEPKEEVEEKEDIKLLAEMASNRLKEAEDRRKRLILPKEEYERLKTQPGEALKWNLPEESSLNVLGRKFIKMGYSGKSLLNTTEKEKSSNQINIDQELEVKIKGIVKKKVSVNVDYSDKSTDVLPAKKTFEVKYAGDKEEVIQEATFGDVALKLPASKFVGYEKSGFGISAKAQTLKNKLNISAIASREKGESRSKSFKGTTTLGSSDMQDTSFIRRRFYQVLGSIDMEGDKVDKGRIEWLKSKGYLPIKPGSFMVYIDDKDPNNNTSAIPLTGFTYEKSGSYTGYFDQKFPGEDYSFDYWTGILSFKYAISENYVVLVSFINGLGSSTTNLIIKNEKAEEIKNPGVYELFEIKGYYSLFYRKINPEAADFSFEIRDTGGRYWYDANNNGLFDTGELTYVRIFGLDRDKRYDQEGKERLEYNKIDKDVFDLDLGLLKFPDRIPFDFTTSTTKEKNRFYYEDSWYLENIFSILQPATLSLLSNQNCYKQENPQSKYTIRITYFAEKFGFSLDELNIVPESEAIYINGNRLSKSEYSIDYEVGYITIYRKIKAEDDIKVDYEYAPFLGVYQKSLLGTRIEYKPGANFSLGGTYIGESGAGLKGAPSVTHPSTSLSVFDITSSLSLTELLKEKMNYNGPLSLKFEGEFAHCIQNPNTYGYGIVDSMDNTENEVSGGITETSWQISSLLSGEVQTPRGKIFYYEDGKQIPYTERCGPYVEDGGHRLDEEQNKQKMLTFNLSLGTSSPERFVGLATFLSKEGIDLSDYSFIEVWSDIPSSSTIKFYLDIGNVSEDSDGDGILDTEDIIYKDGILNPGEDIGFPFSTETRCGAKNGKLDSEDLDGDGSLETGESIFTVLVNDERYIQDTKNTVSGWRLYKIPIKDPGIGLRVVKHMRIRFKNAGTASILNTAFHIDRIAIIGSNWEKPVLTKGTGTISLLGRNSKNDADYVSLINDPEYKKLHEKEELKEEGALSISYNFATFSSAYIRKPLGRIQNYNSYKSLRFWVYGYSGTQSLSLRFGQDASNCFEYNVGTISKGWSLISINLSIFNELLAKKGTQNGNFVIIGSPNMGRINEIRFILNASSEGEIWLNEIHLSDVVKREADSYFVSLSGGWTNWGNFNFNRTNQEGEFRTIGPVASGQETDSIHFDTSITRFSVFPLLKFVYDKKKNDLSYKNVDEVSTQKFGIDETSDKKFDISFDLNKKKNKGFPVLSSYYKKNEFLYSYSDNNNEGMNSEIGGDLSHSYTFPKKIKSPSLSTTYSFTKQDGSLTDYLNKTNSNEKEKTSHSGKTSLSFSPHPSLSGSNISLEKQISNEDIEYPGRQGTGTLEKNDKDLSLASLLLKFYPKGPIPIPKILPKSSYSTEYSISKSIEDLKTSYEGISGSKTLQETEKDNVKDGIIVSIFPYKTFPLETNYSITQNREMQDSNLSQYIYETKSRNQSTYVLHRDNKGSITIEGNKLSFGQNEAKAKEDKALLLTHREIKYDLNRVEIGKLRFIPLISSTRIDKKFYFLEDYDISTDRRIYKKRASTSSHLGINNSLGEIKWKKYGVGLSTTFTLDANAGYDNLDQNEETLKTLLSVYNDFHKGLLFKRKGPNGDLYSKAKRTSSSDTRAFGITGIWKLYEPLTTESKITLTLEEKENGILWSDTISNSINNTLDLMKAKPGLSKRFNSSSLKANYKIDWSHQYTNIAERSISITHNPYFEWNADWKNNLKTTSILKTTFSNSKEASGIITKNLEVYPSLSGTYDYTKPGFLNIPFIKKAISLERKLSLTGKIDTSFKRKTKGKIQEINEDDYKFDVSGTYKIQENTSGTLGLNLSYFKDRVKAGRDYLGYGSYVSLEFRF